Genomic segment of Arachis hypogaea cultivar Tifrunner chromosome 16, arahy.Tifrunner.gnm2.J5K5, whole genome shotgun sequence:
TGGGTCTCTTGCATTGTGTTATGCTGTCTTCAcactattttctttgtttttgctcTCTGTTTCCACTTTCCACTACAGTTCTGTTTATCCAGCTGATCTATTCATTTCTGATAGTTGAAATAATGTTACTCTTTATTTAGATTCCTAATATTCTTATCGGTGCCTCCTTTGCCTAAAGTCTTAATGATTTCAACACAAAGATTATTATTCTCCCTTTTGTGTTTCAGCCAGAGCTATACTTGCTATGTACTTATTTTGTCGGTGTCATGCTATTTGTGGATTAATTTCATTCCTTCCCTGTCATTATTGTTTTCATGGGATACCTTTTGCTAAATATAAAATGGTTACTTCATCCTTTCAGCGTGCATTGTTAAATGCTTGGTTGCATTATAAATGTGTGGTATCATCTGTAGGTTTTCTTTCCATTGTTTCTTTCCTTAAGTCATTGGAGAAAGGGGCTGCcttttgtcttcttttttttttactatccATAATTTTCTAAATTTAGATTTAAGACTAAGCACCCAGATTGTATACTTATGTATAGAAGTAAAATATTGAAGGTTACTGCTTAATGGTTCACTTTGTCTAGAGAGTTATCCCATATCTTTAGATATGTAAAATcaaagatgatgaatgcatgtcttGGGTTTGCTAAATTATCTCTTTTCTGATGTTTGATGCAGCGGCAGCTATAAGGATTTTATTTCAATCTATGAACTCACCTTCACAGCTATGTTGGCAAGCGAATGGTGATGATCCGTGTGGACAATATTGGAAAGGCATAACATGCTCAAACAACCGAGTTACAGAGATGTAGTCTCACAGTCCTCTTCACTTTATACCACTTTTTATCATGATTGCATTTTGATGCTGATTTCtaaaattattgttttatttacCAGTAAGTTATCCAATCTTAAACTAACGGGAACATTGCCTTATGGATTACAACCCTTGACATCTTTGACCAACCTGTAAGATTCACTACTCTTTCATACAATATCCAGTTTTGTGTGGAAATGTAACTCGCGATGTGACTCTTCTTTTTATTGTAGAGACCTGAGTAGCAACAATCTTGGAGGTGGCATACCATACCAGCTTCCTCCAAATATGCAGCGCTTGTATGtttctatatatatatggttGTTACCCTTAAGTTTATTTCACCCATAATATTATGATTATAAGTTCTAACATAATTAATTCTTTGTATGCAGAAATCTGGCTTATAATAACTTCACTGGGACAATCCCTTACTCTATTTCTGATATGACCTCTCTTACAGACCTGTGTGTAATTATCTTCTTGAGCATTTATCATAATAATACCTTATCAACCAGCTCCATGAGCTATTGGAGtaactttttttattgtttttgagaACATAGGAATCTTGGTCACAATCAGTTCCAGCAAGGATTGAACGTTAACTTCATGAAGCTTTCTACCCTCTCTTCATTGTGAGACTTCCTCCTCCTGTGAACTGTATAGAAATGTAATCTAGATGGCTGTCAAGTTATTGTTCATGTGCAGTCTAAAAGTTTCACGGTATTGCTTCGGTTGCATGTTAAGAGATTTTTCACTGTCATCTGTCAAATTTCATATATACTATTGCACTCTCTCTTTCATATCATATGGTACTCTTTACTGCTGAGGCTATATTTGGTTTTTCTGATTATTTAGGACCAAGATGATAAAACAAATTCTTTTAACTTTTTGCAGGGATCTCTCCTTCAATTTATTGACAAGTGACCTTCCGCAGACTTTGAGCTCACTTTCAGGCATTACCAGCATGTGAGAATCTAGATTATCAATATTCTTTCTGTCAATACTTTACATCATATTGATTATATTCCAAGTtgacttgtttatatttgtgcaGGTATCTGCAGAACAACCAGTTTACAGGCACTATTGATGTCCTTGCTAATCTGCCTCTTGAAAATCTGTGTGTTGTCATTGTGCTCACATAACATACCTGAAATGTCCTTTTAATATATTTTCAGAGAACTTgaaactaattttatttatttatgtaaattattCTCAGGAATGTGGAAAACAATAATTTTACTGGATGGATACCAGAACAATTAAAAAGCATAAATTTAAAGTAAGCATTGCAATTATCAGCAATTTGGTGACTGAGAATCTGATTTTCATCATAAATCTCTCTAAATCTTAAAAATGGGACTAAATTAATGACAGGACTGGTGGTAATACATGGAGCTCCGGACCTGCACCCCCACCTCCTCCCGGGACCCCACCATTACCTAAAAGCAATCGACACCACAGAGCCGGTGGCGGAAGCACCACTACCTCCCCCTCAGATGCTGGCAGCAGTAACAACATGAGTGACGGCAGCAAAAAATCTGGTGTTGGAGGTGGTGGCATAGCTGGAATTGTGATCTCGATAATTGTTGTTGGGGCAATAGTAGCATTCTTTTTGGTGAAGAGAAAATCCAAGAAGTCATCTTCAGATTTAGAAAAACAGGACAATCAGTCCTTTGCTCCTCTTCCCTCAAATGAATTCCATGGTATGCATCTTGCTTACTGTTTGATTAccttttttcctccttctcttttcCAAATGAGGTCATCATTATTTTATGTTACTTTTGTTTatcatattcatatttttttttggtgatgaacattttttttaattgtagttTTGCAGTTTTTTGATACCTATATCTGCAGAAACTGCCTACTCTTTTGACTGTTCTGATATATTATAATGCAGAATTGAAATCTGTGCCACCTTCCTCTATAACTGAAATGAAGACATTTGAAACTTCTGCCTCAATAAATCTTAAACCCCCACCTATGGATCGTCATAAATCATTTGATGAGGATGAACTTTCAAAGAAGCCTGCCATTATCAAGAAGACTGTCACATCTCCTGCTAATGTGAAATCATACTCTATAGCTGATCTACAGATTTCAACCGGAAGCTTCAGTATTGATCATCTTGTTGGTGAGGGGTCCTTTGGTCGTGTTTACCGGGCTCAGTTTGATGATGGAAAGGTATTTCTCAATTGTAATTCCTGCTGTTCCACTATTTGTAGGATTCTGGTGGTTAAGACTAGTATCTCCGGAATAGTGTCAAGTTATGCAGTTTACCTTTTAACTGAGTCAAATCACAATCTGAGTGTTGACAAACAAGTAGGTGGATGCAAGATTATATAACATAATGCTGCTAGCGTCTCTCTTCATTTCCAACACTCCCTCCACTAACCCAAAGAAACAAGGAGAAAAAGAGGCCGAGAAGTCGAAAAGTTCTTGTGCACACTGTCACCACAGTCCACAAGAAGATGAACATTTATATAGTTGAACCAGACCTTTAGTCTATGCATATGCCAAGTTATATCAATGGTTTTGACTTCTTTTATCCCCGTCAAATGCTGTAGGTTCTTGCAGTGAAGAAAATAGATTCATCTGTCCTTCCCAATGACCTTTCTGAAGAATTTACAGAAATAGTTTCAAACATCTCTCATTTACATCATCCGAACGTGACAGAACTAGTAGGTTATTGTTCAGAGTATGGGCAGCACCTCTTAGTCTATGAGTTTCATAGAAATGGATCACTGCATGACTTCCTTCACCTATCAGATGAATATAGTAAGCCATTGATATGGAATTCCCGTGTGAAGATTGCATTGGGGACTGCGCGTGCTTTAGAGTAAGTTATTTCTGAACTAATGAAATTAGAAGATCATGATGTGGAAGTTGTGTCATTGCAGGATAgattattttcttcttgcaaatcTAAGCTTGCCATGTTGTTTTAGCTCCTCGTTTCCACTCTCTTCCATTCCCAtctttcttattatatatatttgaaaaagaaaaattgtttCATGGTTAGCTTTGCACGTAACTTGTTGATTAATTCACAGTGAtcattttgttcttttttttcctGATTGATTAGCTTTATTTGAGATTACAAactgtgattttaaaatttgattttatccATTACCATCTGAAAATCAATATTTTAGTTTAGCTGTAATAGGGAAGTTGCCCCTCATTGAAGTAACTAAGTTATTTACTTATGATAGAAGCTTAAAAACCGATTACTCATGCGGCGTTGTGGCAACATATATTTGCACAACATTGACCTAAATGTTCGCCTCAAGAGTTTAGACTCATTGATGTGACTTCACTCGCTCTTTCTTCCCCTAGGTACCTACATGAAGTTTGTTCACCATCAGTTGTACACAAGAACATTAAATCAGCCAACATATTACTTGATGCAGAACTTAATCCTCATCTTTCAGACAGTGGATTAGCAAGCTATATTCCAAATGCAGACCAGGTGATTTTGTAGGCTTTTGTATCTTTATTCTGCAAATGAATACTTGTATGATTGAATGTGACTGTATTTTGGCCAAAATAACTCTTAACTCTGTTTCTTAAACTTGGTTTTCTACTCCTATTCCCTGTGGATTCACCTAATATGTTGAGTTATATGATGTGTAAATAAAGATACTAATGATTGAACATATACTTTTAAAATGATGACCACCGGCCCTAGTTGTTCTCGAGTTATGACTAGGTTACATAAGCTTCGTTTTTTGGTATCTTTCAACTTTTAAGATCCTCCTGACAATGTGACAACTACACAAGTAATTTTTATAATGTGAATGCACGAAGTATAAGTTGTAGCGTAGT
This window contains:
- the LOC112758604 gene encoding protein STRUBBELIG-RECEPTOR FAMILY 7 — encoded protein: MAAGEGGRRVLLLLLLFTSNCILHWMPVAVNGNTDPNDAAAIRILFQSMNSPSQLCWQANGDDPCGQYWKGITCSNNRVTEIKLSNLKLTGTLPYGLQPLTSLTNLDLSSNNLGGGIPYQLPPNMQRLNLAYNNFTGTIPYSISDMTSLTDLNLGHNQFQQGLNVNFMKLSTLSSLDLSFNLLTSDLPQTLSSLSGITSMYLQNNQFTGTIDVLANLPLENLNVENNNFTGWIPEQLKSINLKTGGNTWSSGPAPPPPPGTPPLPKSNRHHRAGGGSTTTSPSDAGSSNNMSDGSKKSGVGGGGIAGIVISIIVVGAIVAFFLVKRKSKKSSSDLEKQDNQSFAPLPSNEFHELKSVPPSSITEMKTFETSASINLKPPPMDRHKSFDEDELSKKPAIIKKTVTSPANVKSYSIADLQISTGSFSIDHLVGEGSFGRVYRAQFDDGKVLAVKKIDSSVLPNDLSEEFTEIVSNISHLHHPNVTELVGYCSEYGQHLLVYEFHRNGSLHDFLHLSDEYSKPLIWNSRVKIALGTARALEYLHEVCSPSVVHKNIKSANILLDAELNPHLSDSGLASYIPNADQVLNQNAGSGYDAPEVALCGQYTMKSDVYCFGVVMLELLSGRKPFDSSRPRAEQSLVHWAAPQLHDIDALTKMVDPALKGLYPVKSLSRFADVIALCVQLEPEFRPPMSEVVQALVRLVQRANMSRRTTFGSDHGGSNRGSDEPAIHDV